Proteins from a genomic interval of Zingiber officinale cultivar Zhangliang chromosome 1B, Zo_v1.1, whole genome shotgun sequence:
- the LOC121978954 gene encoding acyl-lipid (9-3)-desaturase-like, with translation MAAGGDKREAEVRGITSVELRAHNVASDLWICIHGKVYDVTAWAEHHPGGDLPLLSLGGRDATDAFVAYHPASAWAHLDRQCFVGFLVDYHISPVSRDYRRLLSEISRSGFFDSKGLVAPLTLLTMLFLFSASVAGVLFSRSTAVHALCGGMMGLLWIQSGWMGHDSGHYRIVSDPRLNRFAQIVTGNCLTGVSIAWWKRNHNAHHIACNSLDYDPDLQHMPFFAVSSKLFASLTSCYYDRKMNFDAVSRFLVSYQHWTFYPVMCFARINLFAQSILLLVSKVKVYNRWQEILGVSVFWIWFPLLVSCLPNWPERVMFVVASFVVTGIQHVQFCLNHFSSTVYVGPPQGNNWFEKQTVGTLDISCSPWMDWFHGGLQFQTAHHLFPRLPRCHLRKISPFVKELCKNHKLPYSSVSFWEANKMTIRTLRAAALQARDFAKPVPKNLVWEAVNTHG, from the coding sequence ATGGCCGCCGGCGGAGACAAACGGGAGGCGGAGGTCCGAGGCATCACCTCGGTGGAGCTCCGCGCGCACAATGTGGCCTCCGATCTCTGGATCTGCATCCACGGCAAGGTCTACGACGTCACCGCCTGGGCCGAACACCATCCCGGAGGCGACCTCCCGCTACTCAGCCTCGGCGGCCGGGACGCCACCGACGCCTTCGTCGCCTACCACCCCGCCTCCGCTTGGGCTCATCTCGACCGCCAGTGCTTCGTCGGCTTCCTCGTAGATTACCATATCTCCCCCGTCTCCCGCGACTATCGCCGTCTCCTCTCTGAGATCTCCCGCTCCGGATTCTTCGACAGCAAGGGTCTCGTTGCCCCTCTCACCCTCTTGACcatgctcttcctcttctccgcCTCCGTCGCTGGCGTCCTATTCTCCCGTAGCACCGCCGTCCACGCCCTCTGCGGTGGGATGATGGGCTTACTCTGGATCCAGTCCGGATGGATGGGTCATGACTCTGGCCACTACCGGATCGTGTCCGATCCGCGCCTCAATCGCTTTGCGCAGATCGTCACCGGGAACTGCCTCACCGGCGTCAGCATCGCCTGGTGGAAGCGGAACCACAATGCCCATCATATTGCCTGCAATAGCCTCGACTACGACCCCGATCTCCAGCACATGCCATTCTTCGCGGTCTCCTCCAAACTCTTCGCCTCGTTGACCTCTTGCTACTATGACAGGAAGATGAACTTCGATGCGGTCTCGAGGTTCCTAGTCAGTTATCAGCACTGGACGTTCTACCCCGTGATGTGCTTTGCAAGGATCAACCTTTTTGCCCAATCCATCCTCCTCCTCGTCTCCAAGGTGAAGGTATACAACAGATGGCAGGAGATCCTCGGCGTCTCTGTCTTCTGGATCTGGTTCCCTTTGCTCGTCTCCTGTTTACCGAATTGGCCCGAGAGGGTTATGTTTGTTGTCGCCAGTTTTGTTGTTACTGGAATACAGCATGTCCAATTCTGCTTAAACCATTTCTCCTCGACCGTCTATGTTGGGCCGCCACAGGGGAACAACTGGTTCGAGAAGCAGACGGTCGGAACTCTGGACATCTCTTGCTCTCCTTGGATGGATTGGTTCCATGGCGGGTTGCAATTCCAGACGGCGCACCATCTGTTCCCTCGGCTGCCGAGGTGCCATCTCAGGAAGATCTCACCTTTTGTGAAGGAACTCTGTAAGAATCACAAACTGCCCTACTCCAGTGTCTCGTTCTGGGAGGCAAACAAAATGACAATTCGGACGCTTAGAGCTGCAGCATTGCAGGCTCGGGACTTTGCTAAGCCGGTTCCTAAGAATTTGGTTTGGGAAGCCGTTAACACACATGGCTGA